The Vicia villosa cultivar HV-30 ecotype Madison, WI linkage group LG1, Vvil1.0, whole genome shotgun sequence genome includes a region encoding these proteins:
- the LOC131644286 gene encoding probable aspartic proteinase GIP2 has protein sequence MSLSPKLLIFLSFLSFTISISIAQTSFKPKALVLPISKDTSSSTPQYTTQIKQGTPLVPIKLTLDLGGGYFWANCEKTNHVSSTSKPILCTSSQCSLFGSNGCSSKKICGRSPSNTVTGVSTYGDIHSDTVSIHSTNGNYSTRAVSVPNFLFICGSKVVQNGLPKGVTGMAGLGRTKVSFPSQLSSAFSFKNKFAICLSSASSSFPNSNGVLFFGDGPYKLNNDVSKVLTFTPLVTNPISTAPSSFLGEKSPEYFIGVKSIKVSDKNVKLNTTLLSIDRKGFGGTKISTVNPYTVMETSIYKAVAEAFVKELGIPTVAPVAPFGTCFASKDIGFSPMGPGVPGIELVLQNEKVKWSFIGANSMVSVGNSDVICLGFVDAGQYGAKADQVGFVVGGSKPMTAITIGAHQLENNLLQFDLDNSRLGFSSLFLEHDNCVNFNFTSSA, from the coding sequence ATGTCTCTCTCACCTAAACTCCTCATCTTTTTATCCTTCCTCTCTTTCACCATCTCCATCTCCATAGCTCAAACCTCTTTCAAACCAAAAGCACTCGTTCTCCCCATCTCAAAAGACACTTCATCCTCAACACCTCAATACACAACCCAAATCAAACAAGGAACACCACTTGTCCCAATCAAACTAACACTAGATCTTGGTGGTGGCTACTTTTGGGCCAACTGTGAAAAAACCAACCATGTCTCATCCACCTCAAAACCAATCCTTTGCACCTCATCTCAGTGCTCACTCTTCGGCTCAAACGGTTGCAGTAGTAAAAAAATCTGTGGCCGTTCACCAAGCAACACAGTAACAGGTGTCTCCACATACGGTGACATTCACTCAGATACTGTTTCAATACATTCCACAAACGGAAACTATTCCACAAGAGCTGTTTCTGTTCccaactttctcttcatttgtGGCTCAAAAGTTGTACAAAACGGTCTTCCCAAAGGTGTCACAGGTATGGCTGGTCTTGGAAGGACTAAAGTTTCATTCCCTTCACAGCTTTCATCAGCTTTCAGTTTCAAAAACAAGTTCGCAATCTGTTTAAGTTCTGCATCTAGTTCATTTCCAAATTCAAATGGTGTTCTTTTCTTTGGTGATGGACCTTATAAACTCAACAACGATGTATCAAAAGTTCTCACTTTTACACCTCTTGTTACAAACCCTATTAGCACTGCTCCAAGCTCTTTCTTAGGTGAAAAGTCACCTGAGTATTTCATTGGTGTGAAATCCATCAAAGTTTCTGATAAAAATGTTAAACTCAACACAACCCTTTTATCTATAGACCGAAAAGGCTTCGGCGGAACCAAAATCAGCACGGTTAATCCCTACACTGTAATGGAAACATCAATCTACAAAGCTGTTGCTGAGGCCTTTGTGAAAGAGCTAGGAATTCCAACAGTTGCACCAGTAGCACCATTTGGAACATGTTTTGCTAGCAAAGACATTGGTTTTTCGCCAATGGGACCGGGTGTGCCGGGCATTGAACTTGTGTTGCAGAATGAGAAGGTTAAGTGGAGTTTCATTGGGGCTAATTCAATGGTTTCTGTTGGTAATAGTGATGTGATTTGTTTGGGTTTTGTGGATGCTGGACAATATGGTGCAAAAGCAGATCAAGTTGGTTTTGTGGTTGGTGGTTCAAAACCAATGACTGCAATTACTATTGGTGCACACCAGTTGGAGAATAACTTGTTGCAATTTGATTTGGATAATTCGAGGCTTGGTTTTAGTTCATTGTTCTTGGAGCATGATAACTGTGTAAACTTTAATTTTACTTCTTCTGCTTAG
- the LOC131644285 gene encoding cryptochrome-1-like: MGSNSNRTIVWFRRDLRIEDNPALAAAARDGSVFPVFIWCPKEEGQFYPGRVSRWWLKQSLAHLDQSLKSLGAGLVLIKTDSTLNALLECINAIQATKVVFNHLYDPVSLVRDHNIKEKLVELGVSVKSYNGDLLYEPWELYDEKGHAFTTFDPFWQRCLHKQMEPVSFIPPWQLIPAKGKVEKCSIEDLGLENDLEKPSNALLGRAWSPGWANANKALTEFIDKQLLNYSKNRQKVGGDSTSLLSPYLHFGELSVRKVFQMARVKQISWGNEGNSVGKESVTLFLRAIGLREYSRYLCFNFPFTHERALLGHLSFFPWNADPSNFKTWRQGRTGYPLVDAGMRELWATGWMHNRIRVIVSSFAVKMLLLPWKWGMKYFWDTLLDADLECDILGWQYISGCLPDGHELERLDDPEILGSKFDPEGEYVRQWLPELARMPTEWIHHPWNAPLSVLRASGVELGQNYPNPIIDIDLAREKLTQAIFKMWEIQAASKASGSEARDEVVVDNENQDIPKVILKDKGPCVTISANDQKVPALPDPKNEIPIRKRKKGTEEKGKEQESSVNNEKDSKVSSPDQETCSTADSSACKKQCSTSTYSFSVPQQCSSSSNLKWPWQEQIDMEQSSGKDGAT; encoded by the exons ATGGGTAGTAATAGTAATAGAACCATTGTTTGGTTTAGGAGGGATCTTAGAATTGAGGATAATCCAGCACTAGCTGCTGCTGCTAGGGATGGTTCTGTGTTTCCTGTGTTTATATGGTGTCCTAAAGAGGAAGGACAGTTTTATCCGGGTCGAGTTTCGAGGTGGTGGTTGAAGCAATCTCTTGCTCATTTGGATCAGTCATTGAAATCTCTTGGAGCTGGACTTGTGTTGATCAAAACTGATAGTACTCTTAATGCTCTTTTGGAGTGTATAAATGCTATTCAAGCTACAAAAGTAGTGTTTAACCATCTCTATG ATCCTGTTTCGCTTGTTCGCGACCATAACATCAAAGAAAAATTAGTTGAACTTGGCGTATCGGTGAAAAGTTACAATGGAGATCTTTTGTATGAGCCTTGGGAGTTATATGATGAGAAGGGACATGCTTTTACAACCTTTGATCCCTTTTGGCAGAGATGCTTACACAAGCAAATGGAACCTGTTTCATTTATTCCTCCATGGCAATTAATTCCAGCTAAAG GAAAAGTAGAGAAATGTTCAATAGAGGACCTAGgtcttgaaaatgatttggaaaaaCCAAGCAACGCGTTACTGGGACGTGCATGGTCTCCAGGTTGGGCCAATGCTAACAAGGCTTTAACAGAATTTATAGACAAGCAACTTCTCAACTACTCCAAGAATAGGCAAAAGGTTGGTGGAGACTCGACCTCACTTTTGTCCCCATATCTTCACTTTGGAGAGTTGAGCGTGAGGAAAGTTTTTCAAATGGCACGTGTGAAGCAGATATCGTGGGGAAATGAAGGCAACAGTGTTGGCAAAGAAAGTGTAACACTTTTCCTCAGGGCAATTGGTCTAAGAGAGTATTCGCGCTATCTTTGTTTCAATTTTCCGTTCACTCATGAGAGAGCACTTCTTGGTCACTTGAGCTTTTTCCCTTGGAATGCCGATCCTTCTAACTTTAAGACTTGGAGACAAGGTAGGACCGGCTATCCTTTAGTTGATGCAGGAATGAGAGAACTTTGGGCTACCGGATGGATGCATAACCGAATAAGAGTAATAGTTTCAAGTTTCGCTGTGAAAATGTTGCTTCTGCCTTGGAAATGGGGAATGAAGTATTTCTGGGACACACTTTTGGATGCAGACCTTGAATGTGATATCCTTGGCTGGCAGTATATCTCAGGATGCTTACCAGACGGTCACGAGCTCGAGCGCTTGGATGATCCCGAG ATTTTAGGATCTAAATTTGATCCAGAAGGAGAATATGTAAGGCAATGGCTACCCGAGTTAGCAAGAATGCCAACTGAGTGGATCCATCATCCTTGGAACGCGCCGCTCAGCGTGCTTAGAGCATCAGGAGTTGAGTTAGGTCAAAACTATCCGAATCCAATAATCGATATAGATTTAGCCAGAGAAAAACTCACTCAAGCCATATTCAAAATGTGGGAAATTCAAGCAGCATCAAAAGCTTCTGGCTCCGAAGCAAGGGATGAAGTTGTCGTTGACAACGAAAATCAAGACATTCCAAAAGTTATCCTTAAGGACAAGGGTCCATGTGTTACTATTTCAGCTAATGATCAGAAAGTGCCAGCACTTCCGGATCCTAAGAATGAAATACCTAttagaaagagaaagaaaggtACTGAAGAGAAGGGAAAGGAGCAGGAAAGTTCGGTAAATAACGAGAAAGACAGTAAGGTTTCAAGCCCTGACCAAGAGACTTGCTCTACCGCTGATTCTTCCGCATGTAAGAAGCAGTGTAGCACAAGCACATATTCATTTTCGGTTCCACAACAATGCTCTTCATCTTCGAATCTAAAATGGCCTTGGCAAGAACAAATTGACATGGAGCAAAGTTCAGGGAAAGATG GGGCAACATGA